In the genome of Rhodoplanes sp. Z2-YC6860, one region contains:
- a CDS encoding TspO/MBR family protein, with product MFTIASPKSRNVALGGVVVSSVVIASGLGQLATFPNLGWYSTLVKPAFNPPNWIFGPVWTTLYALMAFASWRIMRLPGSSQRSLALLLFFGQLVLNAVWSWMFFGLHSPLLGLIDIIPQLSLIVLTIVAFSRLDVIAGWLLVPLAAWVSFATILNVAVWRLNA from the coding sequence ATGTTCACCATTGCATCACCGAAATCCCGCAATGTCGCACTTGGCGGGGTGGTCGTATCTTCGGTGGTCATTGCATCAGGCCTGGGCCAACTTGCGACCTTTCCCAATCTGGGTTGGTACTCCACCCTGGTGAAGCCCGCATTCAACCCGCCGAATTGGATCTTCGGTCCAGTTTGGACGACGCTGTACGCTCTGATGGCATTTGCCTCGTGGCGAATCATGAGGCTTCCAGGTTCGAGCCAACGATCGTTAGCGCTCCTGTTGTTCTTCGGCCAGCTCGTGCTGAACGCAGTTTGGTCTTGGATGTTTTTCGGCCTCCACAGCCCCCTGCTCGGGCTCATCGATATCATTCCCCAGCTATCACTCATCGTGCTCACCATCGTCGCGTTTTCCCGGCTCGACGTTATAGCGGGCTGGCTGCTCGTTCCGCTCGCTGCGTGGGTAAGCTTTGCAACGATCCTCAACGTTGCAGTCTGGCGGCTGAACGCCTGA
- a CDS encoding recombinase family protein: MKNSNLVAQNSATYNPQTVVCRLYMERAVAYLRVSTQRQQRSGLGIEAQRAAIARFAEAAGIAIISEYVEAETAAGSDALDRRPQLAAALAAAKSAKCCVLVSKLDRLSRDVAFVASLMAQRVPFIVAELGRDADPFMLHLYAALAEKERRLISERTKAALAAKKAGGARLGNPSNIAQAGELGRIVQTNEFVTGLVPIIQAIQSAGATTLREMSDALNQRGIRSPRGGRWHVSSVLNVLTRAHELERSLA; this comes from the coding sequence TTGAAAAACAGCAACTTAGTTGCTCAGAACTCGGCTACGTACAATCCGCAAACGGTGGTATGCCGTTTGTACATGGAGCGGGCTGTCGCATATCTTCGAGTTTCCACGCAACGACAGCAGCGCTCTGGCCTCGGCATTGAAGCACAGCGGGCCGCAATTGCCCGGTTCGCTGAGGCCGCGGGAATCGCCATCATCAGCGAATATGTCGAGGCCGAAACTGCTGCGGGCTCTGACGCGCTGGACCGCAGGCCGCAGCTGGCTGCCGCTCTGGCTGCAGCCAAATCGGCCAAGTGCTGCGTCCTGGTGTCCAAGCTGGATCGGCTGTCGCGTGATGTCGCGTTCGTCGCCAGCCTGATGGCTCAGCGGGTGCCCTTTATCGTCGCTGAGCTGGGACGCGATGCAGACCCATTTATGCTGCATCTTTATGCGGCATTGGCTGAGAAAGAGCGCCGGCTTATTTCCGAGCGCACTAAGGCGGCCTTGGCTGCCAAGAAAGCCGGCGGTGCTAGGCTGGGCAACCCGAGCAACATCGCGCAAGCGGGCGAATTAGGCCGTATTGTTCAGACTAATGAATTCGTCACGGGCTTGGTGCCGATCATCCAGGCTATCCAGAGCGCCGGTGCGACCACGTTGCGTGAAATGAGCGACGCATTGAACCAGCGCGGCATCCGATCGCCGCGTGGCGGCAGATGGCACGTTTCGTCAGTTTTGAACGTTCTGACTCGTGCTCACGAGTTGGAGCGCAGTCTAGCGTAA
- a CDS encoding DUF4142 domain-containing protein: MKRVSVVTAALVLSATAAMAQEKPGQEFLTKAIQGNLAEVSMGELAQKNGQSGQVKTFGEMLQTDHTESNKKATDAARTLGITPPTEPTAKQKADHDELAKLTGPSFDKKFAEHMVMDHKKDIAEYQTAAKKQDAAGKYATEALPTLQKHLQRAETLQRDSGTTGSH; the protein is encoded by the coding sequence ATGAAACGCGTATCGGTCGTAACTGCGGCTTTGGTGTTAAGTGCAACGGCGGCAATGGCTCAAGAAAAGCCGGGTCAGGAGTTCCTTACGAAAGCAATCCAGGGGAATCTCGCCGAGGTTTCGATGGGTGAGCTGGCTCAAAAGAACGGTCAGAGCGGGCAGGTCAAAACCTTTGGGGAGATGCTTCAAACCGACCATACCGAGTCCAACAAGAAGGCGACCGATGCAGCGAGAACGCTGGGCATAACACCTCCGACTGAGCCGACTGCCAAACAGAAGGCTGATCATGACGAGTTGGCCAAGCTTACCGGTCCGAGCTTTGACAAGAAGTTCGCTGAGCACATGGTGATGGATCACAAGAAGGACATCGCCGAGTACCAGACGGCCGCCAAGAAGCAGGACGCTGCCGGCAAGTATGCGACCGAAGCGCTGCCCACCCTGCAGAAGCATCTTCAGCGAGCCGAAACGCTGCAGAGAGATAGCGGTACGACTGGTTCACATTGA
- a CDS encoding septal ring lytic transglycosylase RlpA family protein — protein sequence MKVRGALFALSLVFVSSLIFAAPSKAGSYSGIASVYGNRDGYAWRKTANGERMNPGALTAAHRTLPFGTRVSVVNRRNGKKVVVRITDRGPFVRGRIIDLTPAGARAIGLSGLAPVNLSVL from the coding sequence ATGAAGGTTCGGGGAGCGCTGTTTGCCTTGTCGTTGGTTTTCGTTTCTTCGCTTATATTTGCCGCGCCTAGCAAGGCAGGTTCGTACTCTGGAATCGCCTCGGTATATGGCAATAGGGATGGGTACGCTTGGCGGAAAACGGCGAATGGCGAGCGTATGAACCCGGGCGCGTTAACGGCTGCGCACCGGACGTTGCCGTTCGGAACTCGGGTTAGTGTGGTAAATCGACGGAACGGCAAAAAAGTCGTTGTCCGGATTACGGATCGCGGTCCCTTCGTCCGTGGACGCATAATCGATCTCACACCCGCCGGAGCTCGCGCTATCGGGCTTTCGGGCCTGGCGCCGGTGAACCTGAGCGTTCTTTGA
- a CDS encoding L,D-transpeptidase → MQKLTILFGLLAISLRLAVSPASATLLINVNKSTQTLTVSRDGEVLHRWPVSTGRTGFGTPSGSFTATRMEAEHFSKEWDDAPMPHSVFFTQRGHAIHGTFDTRRLGSPVSHGCVRLAPANAAKLFALVKQEGLANTRVLLSGSEQVALAHSKARRYAERTQRKSYAETGAKTNNADGDLEAHSGFYGYQSGIGFAEEGD, encoded by the coding sequence ATGCAGAAGCTCACAATTCTCTTCGGCCTATTGGCGATTAGTCTGCGCCTCGCGGTATCCCCTGCCTCTGCTACTCTGCTCATCAACGTCAACAAATCCACGCAAACGCTCACTGTGAGCCGCGACGGTGAAGTATTGCATCGTTGGCCGGTATCTACCGGAAGGACGGGCTTCGGAACGCCGTCTGGGAGTTTCACAGCAACCAGGATGGAGGCTGAACATTTTTCGAAGGAGTGGGACGATGCGCCAATGCCGCACTCAGTGTTCTTTACTCAAAGGGGCCACGCGATACACGGCACGTTTGATACCAGGCGCCTCGGATCGCCCGTGAGCCATGGCTGCGTGCGGCTTGCCCCAGCCAATGCAGCCAAATTGTTTGCACTGGTGAAGCAGGAAGGTTTGGCCAACACGCGAGTGCTCCTTAGCGGGAGCGAACAAGTTGCTCTCGCGCACTCCAAAGCTCGGCGCTACGCCGAAAGGACGCAACGGAAAAGTTATGCCGAGACCGGTGCAAAAACGAACAATGCTGACGGCGATTTAGAAGCTCATTCGGGCTTCTATGGCTACCAATCCGGAATTGGGTTTGCGGAGGAGGGCGATTAG
- a CDS encoding acyltransferase family protein: MSAGLDQTLPSRVEWIDSARGYCLILVVIGHATRSLLSSGIMTTSFERDLIDTFIYLFHMPALFALSGFVSNDQNKPLLPFISSLLQWIVWPYFLWSTAYIVLQSLFEKISNHHPDSNALFSVLVEPSSLFWFLYVLVVIKIIDRLLCFIVDDGAKSAAVIAAIGLAGDACVEMSGVRVWLIHPICLSLFFYGLGRALRSNPTLGHFVGKLSAISTYSLAAAISFCVSLLGCTAFLVLSQGWSRTAVTPLAGIIGTALVAAMAIISTRTTILHNVRWIGLFAMVIYVQHVIWGTAAKTIVTMAFGRLGWQTYFITMTLAGLAGPIAWQIISQRMNISNFFGIRPVPLTHGVVGRTAIRM, from the coding sequence ATGAGCGCTGGTTTGGACCAGACCTTGCCATCGCGGGTCGAATGGATTGATAGCGCTCGTGGGTACTGCCTAATCCTTGTCGTGATCGGCCACGCCACGCGCTCTCTTCTAAGTTCCGGCATTATGACTACCAGCTTCGAGAGGGACTTGATCGATACGTTCATATATCTGTTCCACATGCCGGCCCTATTTGCCTTGTCCGGCTTTGTGTCGAACGATCAGAACAAGCCGCTACTCCCGTTCATATCTTCACTTTTACAATGGATAGTTTGGCCATACTTTTTGTGGTCTACCGCATATATTGTACTTCAAAGTCTTTTTGAAAAAATTAGCAATCACCATCCTGACTCCAACGCCCTGTTCTCCGTTCTGGTCGAACCAAGCAGTCTATTTTGGTTTCTATACGTGCTCGTCGTCATCAAAATCATAGATCGTCTATTGTGTTTCATTGTTGATGATGGAGCAAAGTCGGCGGCGGTCATTGCTGCCATAGGTCTTGCAGGCGACGCTTGTGTCGAAATGTCCGGAGTTCGGGTCTGGCTAATACATCCGATATGTTTGAGCTTGTTCTTTTATGGCCTGGGGAGAGCGCTGAGATCCAACCCGACATTAGGCCACTTTGTTGGCAAGCTATCTGCCATCTCCACATACTCGCTTGCTGCAGCCATCTCGTTTTGCGTATCGCTGCTTGGATGCACAGCCTTTCTCGTGTTGTCGCAAGGTTGGTCCCGCACTGCGGTGACCCCATTAGCTGGAATTATTGGAACTGCACTGGTCGCTGCAATGGCAATCATTAGCACTCGAACGACTATCCTTCATAACGTGCGCTGGATCGGGTTGTTCGCGATGGTGATTTATGTTCAACACGTTATCTGGGGCACAGCCGCGAAGACGATCGTTACCATGGCTTTTGGCCGATTGGGCTGGCAAACATATTTTATAACGATGACACTTGCGGGCTTGGCTGGGCCAATTGCGTGGCAAATAATTTCGCAAAGAATGAATATTTCGAATTTCTTCGGAATACGGCCGGTGCCTCTAACCCACGGCGTTGTTGGGAGGACTGCAATCAGAATGTAG